AATAGAATTGTAAATTGTAAATTGCAAATTGTAAATTTCAAATTGAAAGAGGAAAAGATTTTAAAATTTAAAATGGAGCGAGGCGACAATGGCAATAATTCTTAAAACAAGAAAAAGGGATATAGATAAGATAGGCTTAAAGGGGGGAAGGGAGACATCATCTTTAAGGCCAAGGTATAGGGAATTAACCCCTCCCTGCACATATACCTGTCCAAGCGGAATAGACATAAGGAAATACCTTACAACAATAGCCCAATCTGAGGGTTATAAGAGGTCTTATGAAGATTCATTTAATATTGCTTGGGAAATAATAACAGACAAGAATCCCCTGCCTGCTATTACGGGAAGGGTTTGCCCACATCCCTGTGAGAATGAATGCAATAGGGGTGGAAAGGATGAAGCAATTTCTATAAATAGTTTAGAGAGGTTTATTGGAAATTGGGGAATAGAGAATGGTTTAAAGCATAAGAGGCTTTATAACGATACATTCCCAGAAAAAATAGCAATAATCGGAGGAGGTCCATCTGGTCTTTCCTGTGCATATCAGCTTGCAAGGAGGGGGTATAAAATTACAATCTTTGAGGAGAGGGAAAAACTTGGTGGAATGTTAAGATATGGCATTCCAAGCTACAGGCTTCCAAAGGATATACTTGACAAAGAAATTCAGAAGATATTGGATTTAGGGATTGAGGTAAGATTAAATACAAAAATAAAAGACCCTGAGGAGATAAGAGGTTGTGATGTAATTTATATAGCCATTGGGGCACAAAAATCCCTTCCTTTGAATATCCCAGATGAAGATAGGGCGATATCTGCCATCTCATTTTTATATGCTTATAATTCAAAGAAACCTCTTTCTATTGGAAAAAATGTTGTTGTCATTGGTGGTGGAAATTCTGCCATTGATGCGGCAAGGTGTGCAAAAAGAGCAGGCTGTGATGTCAAAATCCTTTACAGAAGGACAAGGGATGAAATGCCAGCTATCTCTGAGGAGGTAGATAAATCTTTGGAGGAAGGGATAAAGATTGAATTTTTGACAGCCCCCATTGAGATTCTTGGGGATGGTCTTAAATGTATCAGGATGGAGCTAAAAGGCACAGATGAAAAAGGAAGACCAAATTCTATTCCAATCTCTGGTTCTGAATTTACCCTTAAGGCAGATACCATAATTTCTGCAATTGGTCAGGAAAAAGAATTTTCTTGGGATTGTGGAAATAGGATATTTGCTGGTGGTGATTTTATTCAGATTGGTCTTGTAACAGATGCAATTGGTATGGCAGCAAAGGCAGCACAAGCAATTGATGAGCATCTTAGGGAAAAAGAAGCCCAAAAAGCATTCAAGCCAAATGTTATAAAATATACAAGTATGAACCTTAATTATTATGAGAAAGTGCCAAGAGGCCTTGTAGAAAATCAAGATGGAGCAATCTATGAATCAAGTAGATGTATGAGCTGTGGTTCTTGC
The sequence above is a segment of the bacterium genome. Coding sequences within it:
- a CDS encoding FAD-dependent oxidoreductase, whose amino-acid sequence is MAIILKTRKRDIDKIGLKGGRETSSLRPRYRELTPPCTYTCPSGIDIRKYLTTIAQSEGYKRSYEDSFNIAWEIITDKNPLPAITGRVCPHPCENECNRGGKDEAISINSLERFIGNWGIENGLKHKRLYNDTFPEKIAIIGGGPSGLSCAYQLARRGYKITIFEEREKLGGMLRYGIPSYRLPKDILDKEIQKILDLGIEVRLNTKIKDPEEIRGCDVIYIAIGAQKSLPLNIPDEDRAISAISFLYAYNSKKPLSIGKNVVVIGGGNSAIDAARCAKRAGCDVKILYRRTRDEMPAISEEVDKSLEEGIKIEFLTAPIEILGDGLKCIRMELKGTDEKGRPNSIPISGSEFTLKADTIISAIGQEKEFSWDCGNRIFAGGDFIQIGLVTDAIGMAAKAAQAIDEHLREKEAQKAFKPNVIKYTSMNLNYYEKVPRGLVENQDGAIYESSRCMSCGSCFDCDNCYILCSDSAVKKFPKGQHYKFILSNCQGCKKCAEECPCGYIEMI